TGTTGACGCCGCTGAAGCCGAAGTAAAAGAAATTGAAGACCAGTTCTCTTCTGGCCTGGTAACAGCGGGTGAGAAGTACAACAAGGTTATCGATATCTGGTCAAAGGCCAACGATAAAGTCGCCAAGGCGATGATGGTGGGTATCTCTAAAGAGACCGTCATCGATCGTGATGGCAACGAAGTTGAGCAGGATTCGTTTAACAGCGTTTTCATCATGGCTGATTCCGGGGCGCGTGGTTCTGCTGCCCAGATCCGTCAGCTGGCCGGTATGCGTGGCCTGATGGCCAAGCCCGATGGCTCGATCATCGAAACCCCGATCGTCGCCAACTTCCGTGAAGGTTTGAACGTACTCCAGTACTTCATCTCTACTCACGGTGCGCGTAAAGGTTTGGCGGATACGGCACTGAAAACGGCTAACTCCGGTTATCTGACTCGTCGTCTGGTCGACGTGGCGCAAGACTTGGTAATTACCGAAGTCGATTGCGACACCGAAAATGGTTTGACGCTGCACCCGATCATCGAAGGCGGCGACATCATTGTACCGCTCTCTCAGCGTGTGCTGGGTCGCGTGGTTGCACAAGAAGTCGTGCATCCGGGCACTGGCGAAATTTTGATTCCTCGCACAACGTTGCTGGATGAGAAGTGGTGTGCCGAGCTTGACACCATGGGTGTCGACGAAATTGTCGTGCGCTCCACCATTACATGTGAGACTTCTCACGGCGTATGTGCTTCTTGTTACGGTCGTGACTTGGCGCGTGGCCATCAGGTCAACATCGGTGAAGCAGTCGGCGTTATCGCTGCTCAGTCGATCGGTGAGCCGGGTACCCAGCTGACCATGCGTACGTTCCACATCGGTGGTGCGGCATCGCGTTCATCTGCGGTTGACAGCGTACAGGTTAAGCACGGCGGCAAGGTTCGCCTGCACAACATCAAGCACGTTGAGCGTGCCGACGGCAAGCTGGTAGTGGTTTCGCGGTCTAGCGCTTTGGCCGTTGCCGACGATCATGGGCGCGAGCGTGAGTACTACAAGCTGCCTTACGGTGCCGAGCTTTCCGTACGTGACGGTGATGTAGTCGACGCCGGTGCCATTGTTGCTAAATGGGATCCGCACACTCATCCCATCGTTGCTGAAGTAGAAGGTAAGGCGCAGTTTATCGATCTCGACGAAGGTGTCACCATGCACCGTAGCGTCGATGAGATGACGGGCCTGTCCTCTATTGAAGTTATCGAATCTGCGGCACGTCCGATCTCTGGTCGCGACAAGCGCCCGATGGTTATGCTGCAAGACAGCGCGGGCGAGTACGTGTCTGTTTCCGGTTCCAACACGCCGGTACAGTACCTGCTGCCAGGTAACTCGATTATTTCGGTCGATGACGGTGTCACTATCGGTGTGGGCGAAGTGGTTGCCCGTATTCCGGTAGAGGCCTCGGCTAACAAAGATATCACCGGTGGTCTGCCACGGGTTGCTGACTTGTTTGAAGCGCGTAAGCCGAAAGAGTCGTCTATCCTGGCGGAAATCAGCGGTGTTGTTAGCTTCGGTAAAGAGACCAAAGGTAAGCGTCGTCTGATGATTACCCCGGAATCTGGCGATCCGTTTGAAGCCTTGATTCCGAAATGGCGTCAAATCGCCGTCTTCGAAGGCGAAGCCGTCGAGAAGGGTGAAGTGATTTCTGATGGCCCGAGCAACCCTCACGATATCCTGCGTTTGCTGGGTGTTGAGGAACTTGCCAAGTACATCACTGCCGAAGTGCAGGACGTTTACCGTCTGCAGGGCGTAGGCATCAATGATAAGCACATCGAAGTTATCGTGCGTCAGATGCTGCGCAAGGTAGAGCTTACCGATTCAGGTGACTCTGATTTCATCACCGGCGACCAAGCTGAGCTGGTCCGCGTGTTGGAACAGAACATTCGTCTCGAAAAAGAGAAAAAATTCCCGGCTAAGTATCAGCGTATGCTGCTGGGTATCACCAAGGCCAGTTTGGCCACCGAGTCGTTCATCTCTGCCGCCTCCTTCCAGGAGACGACACGAGTACTGACCGAAGCAGCGGTGACCGGCAAGCGCGATTATTTGCGCGGCCTGAAAGAAAACGTGGTGGTTGGTCGTCTCATACCAGCAGGTACGGGTTTGACTCACCACGCAGAGCGTCGTCGCAAACGCGAAGACGTAGAGCAACTGCTCAATCCCTCGGCGACCGAGGTAGAGCAGGAGCTAGGTGCTCAGCTAACCGCTCTCGACTCTGACGATGAGCTGTAACGTTGACGCCAGAAAAAGTAAGTGAAGAAAGTACGTGAAGAAAGTAAGTGGAAAAGTAGGTAAAACGAATAGCTGACCTGAAAAGCGCAGTCTTGCCGGTTAAACCGCCGGCAAGGCTTGACGCCACCTAGGGTCAGCCTTTAGAATGCGCAGCCTTTAACAGTGGGGTGGGTGCGCCCGCATCCGCTGCTTGTATTTGTTAAAAGGCTAAGGCAACCATTGGAGTCAGCTAAACACCATGGCAACGATTAATCAGCTAGTGCGCAAGCCGCGCAAGCGCCCCGTCACCAAAAGTGACGTGCCAGCGCTGCAGGCCTGTCCGCAAAAACGCGGCGTATGTACGCGCGTTTACACTACCACCCCGAAGAAGCCTAACTCGGCCCTGCGTAAGGTTTGCCGTGTGCGCCTTACCAACGGTTTCGAAGTGTCTTCTTACATCGGTGGTGAAGGTCACAACCTTCAAGAACACTCTGTCGTTTTGATTCGTGGCGGCCGTGTAAAGGATTTGCCAGGTGTGCGTTATCACACCGTTCGTGGCGCCCTTGACACCTCCGGCGTTCAAAACCGTCGTCAGGGTCGTTCTAAATACGGTACTAAGCGTCCTAAGTCCTAAGCTTAGGGGTTGCTGAGTAACGTTTTTCACGAATTTGACGGTCTGATAAGAGTAAGGTCGGGCGCCGCGAGTAGTAATAGGCGCAGCACGAGTCCCGGGTTTACCTGAAAGATCCTTAATTGAGGGCTTATCATGCCTAGAAGAAGAGTAGTAGCTAAACGCGACATCCTGCCGGATCCTAAGTTCGGAAGTGAGCGTCTGGCGAAGTTCATGAACCACCTGATGGTCAGCGGCAAGAAGTCCATAGCTGAGCGTATCGTCTACGGTGCGTTGGACAAGGTTGCCGAGCGTAGTAAAGAAGATCCGCTGGAAATCTTCGACAAAGCGCTGGAAGCCATCCAGCCTATGGTCGAAGTGAAGTCGCGCCGCGTTGGTGGTGCGACCTATCAGGTGCCGGTTGAAGTTCGTCCGTCACGCCGTCAAGCGCTTGCAATGCGCTGGCTGGTAGACGCTGCGCGTCGTCGCGGTGAGAAAACCATGGTGCATCGTCTGGCGGGTGAAATGCTGGATGCTGCTGAAGGTAAAGGTTCTGCCGTTAAGAAGCGCGAAGACGTGCATCGCATGGCAGAAGCCAACAAAGCCTTCTCGCACTACCGTTTCTAGATTTCGCGTTTTTATAGTTTTTTTAAATTCAGCGTTTCTAAATTCGGCGTTTTTAAACTCGGCGTTTTTGAGTACGACGTTTTTAAGTTCGGGTTTATATATGCACGTAGTTCAGCATGCGAATGTACGCTGAGTCGCTGTGTTGCAATACTTAGCCGCTATCCTTCTAGGGTAGTGGCGGTAGCATAAGCCTCGCTTGCATGCGCCGCTAAATTAACGAGCATCGCCAACAAATGGGAGTTTCATCGTGGCACGCAAGACTCCACTGAATCGTTATCGCAATATCGGTATCGTTGCTCACGTTGACGCGGGTAAAACCACGACAACTGAGCGCGTACTGTTCTACACCGGCCTTTCCCACAAAGTGGGTGAAGTGCACGACGGTGCTGCGACGACAGATTGGATGGAGCAGGAGCAGGAGCGTGGTATCACTATCACCTCTGCTGCTGTTACCACCTTCTGGCAAGGCATGAGCAAGCAGTTTCCTGAGCACCGCATCAATATCATTGATACGCCTGGGCACGTTGACTTCACCATTGAAGTTGAGCGTTCTTTGCGTGTACTTGATGGTGCGGTGGTTGTGCTGTGTGGCTCTTCCGGCGTTCAGCCGCAGACCGAAACTGTATGGCGTCAAGCCAACAAGTATGAAGTTCCGCGCATGGTGTTCGTCAATAAGATGGACCGTACCGGCGCTGACTTCTTCATGGTTGTTGAGCAGCTTAAAGAGCGTCTAGGTGCTAACGCTGTGCCAATCCAGATTAACTGGGGCACGGAAGAAGACTTTAAAGGCGTTATCGACCTTATCCAGATGAAAGCCATCCTTTGGGATGAGGCAAGTCTGGGTATGAACTATGAGCTCGTCGATATTCCGGCTGAATTGCAAGAAACGGCTGAGAAGTATCGCGAAGAAATGGTTGAAGCCGCTGCCGAAGGCTCTGATGAGCTGATGGAGAAGTATCTCGACGGTACTGAACTCAGCATCGAAGAGATCAAGGCTGGTCTGCGCGCGCGTACTCTGCGTAATGACATCGTGCTGGTCACCTGTGGTTCTGCCTTTAAGAATAAGGGCGTTCAAGCAGTGTTGGACGGCATTATCGAATACATGCCTTCGCCGACTGAAGTTAAGGCGATCGAAGGTGAGCTTGACGATAAAGACGGTACTATTGCTACACGTATCGCCGATGACAGCGCACCGTTTGCGGCGCTGGCGTTCAAGATCGCGACCGACCCCTTCGTTGGTACGCTGACCTTTATCCGCGTCTATTCGGGTGTTCTGAAATCTGGTGACGGCGTTTATAACTCCGTTAAGCAGAAGAAAGAGCGCGTTGGCCGTATCGTTCAGATGCACGCTAACTCACGCGAAGAGATCAAAGAGATCCTGGCTGGCGATATCGCTGCCTGTATCGGTCTGAAAGACGTCACTACCGGTGATACCCTGTGCGACATCGATAACAAAATTGTTCTCGAGCGCATGGAGTTCCCGGATCCGGTTATCTCGGTTGCTGTCGAGCCGAAGACCAAGAGTGACCAAGAAAAGATGGGTGTTGCTCTGGGCAAATTGGCCCAGGAAGATCCTTCTTTCCAGGTTAAGACCGACGAAGAAACCGGCCAGACGATCATTTCTGGTATGGGTGAGCTTCACTTGGACATCATCGTTGACCGTATGCGTCGCGAGTTCAAGGTTGAAGCTAATATCGGTAAGCCTCAAGTAGCCTACCGCGAAACTATTCGCGGCAGCGTTGAGCAAGAAGGCAAGTTCGTACGTCAGTCCGGTGGTCGTGGTCAGTATGGTCACGTTTGGCTACGTATCGAGCCGCTGACTAAAGAAGAAAAGGGTGAAGGCGAAGACGAAATCTTCTTCAAATTCAACTCTGAAGTCGTGGGTGGTACGGTTCCTAAGGAATACATCCCCGCGGTTGAGAAGGGTGCTTATGAGCAGCTCAAAAACGGCGTCATCGCGGGTTACCCGATGATCGACGTTAAAGTGTCGCTGTTCGATGGCTCTTTTCACGACGTGGACTCTAACGAGACTGCGTTCAAGATTGCTTCTTCTATGGCCGTTAAAGAAGGTGCCAGGAAGGCCAAGGCCGTGCTGCTGGAGCCGGTGATGAAGGTCGAAATCGTGACCCCCGAAGAGTTTATGGGTGACGTCATGGGCGACCTGAGCCGTCGTCGCGGTCTGGTGCAGGGTATGGATGACTCTTCCGCAGGTAAAGTCATTCGTGCAACGGTGCCACTGGGTGAGATGTTCGGTTACGCAACCGACCTGCGCTCGCAATCCCAGGGCCGTGCGAGCTACTCTATGGAGTTCTCGAAGTACGAGGAGGCGCCCTCCAGCGTCGTTGAAGCCGTCATCAATCAAAACGGTTAACCGTTAGCTAACGTAAAGAGGTTATAGCAGTGGCTAAGGAAAAATTTGAACGTTCCAAACCGCACGTCAACGTCGGCACCATTGGTCACGTCGACCACGGTAAAACGACTCTGACAGCGGCCCTAACCCGCGTGTCTGCTGAAGTTTTCGGCGGCGACTGGAGCGAGTTTTCGTCTATCGATAACGCTCCTGAAGAACGCGAGCGCGGTATCACGATCGCTACGTCACACGTGGAATACCAGTCAGAAATGCGCCACTACGCGCACGTTGACTGCCCAGGACACGCTGACTACGTCAAGAACATGATCACCGGTGCTGCGCAGATGGACGGCGCGATCCTGGTATGTTCTGCCGCTGATGGCCCGATGCCGCAAACGCGCGAGCACATCTTGCTGTCTCGTCAGGTTGGCGTACCGTTCATCGTTGTGTTCCTGAACAAAGCGGACATGGTTGATGACGAAGAGCTGCTCGAACTGGTAGAGATGGAAGTTCGTGAGCTCCTCGACCAGTACGACTTCCCGGGCGACGACACGCCGATCATCACTGGTTCTGCGCTGATGGCGTTGAACGGTGAAGATGAGAACGGCATGGGTACTACCGCCGTTGCTAATCTGATCAAAGCTCTGGATGAGTACATTCCTGAGCCAGAGCGTGCTATCGACCAGCCGTTCCTGATGCCGATCGAAGACGTGTTCTCTATCTCTGGCCGCGGTACTGTTGTAACCGGTCGTGTAGAGCGCGGTATCGTGAAAGCGGGCGAAGAAGTTGAAATCGTCGGTATTCGTGACACCACTAAAACGATCGTAACGGGCGTTGAAATGTTCCGCAAACTGCTCGACGAAGGTCGTGCTGGTGAGAACGTTGGCGCCCTGCTACGTGGTACTAAGCGTGATGACGTTGAGCGTGGTCAAGTACTGGCCAAGCCAGGCAGCATTCATCCGCACACTACCTTCGAAGCAGAAGTTTACGTTCTGTCCAAAGAAGAAGGTGGTCGTCATACGCCTTTCTTCAAGGGCTACCGTCCTCAGTTCTACTTCCGTACCACCGATGTAACGGGTACCTGTGAACTGCCGGAAGGTGTTGAAATGGTCATGCCTGGTGACAACGTGCAAATGGTTGTTACCTTGATCGCTCCGATTGCCATGGACGACGGTCTACGCTTCGCAATTCGCGAAGGTGGTCGTACTGTCGGTGCTGGCGTTGTAGCTAAGATCGTCAAGTAAGCTTTTTACTTGAATGATGAAGGGGGCTCTGATGAGCCCCCTTTTCTGCGCACCATCAGCAAATGTTTGACATGGGCTTGTGGCGTGCCTATAATGCGCATCCTTTGAATGCGTGGGTAGACGGCTCGCGCCGTCGACATCCATTGGAGTTTAGGGCAAATGCAGAACCAAAAGATTCGCATTCGGTTGAAAGCGTTCGACCATCGCCTGATCGATCAGTCCACAGCGGAGATTGTTGAAACCGCTAAGCGTACTGGTGCTCAGGTTCGTGGGCCGATCCCGCTGCCAACCAACCGTGAGCGCTTCACCATTCTGATCTCGCCGCACGTCAATAAAGATGCGCGCGATCAGTATGAGATTCGTACTCACAAGCGTGTGCTCGACATCGTTGAGCCGACTGAGAAAACTGTTGATGCACTGATGAAGCTCGATCTCGCCGCTGGCGTAGACGTGCAAATCAAGCTCAACTAATTACACTAGTCACTTTGCGGCCCAGCGCTCATCGCTTGTTTTAGACAAGCTTAGTATGAGCAGCAGCCGCTCACGCCGTGAGGCGCAATACAATGTGCTAGTGGAATGCTCTGGAAAGGGCAGCCATAGCGGGTGATAGCCCCGTACACTATAGGAGACTGAGTATGACTATCGGTTTAGTCGGTAAAAAGGCCGGGATGACCCGTGTCTTTACCGAAGACGGCGCGTCTGTGCCCGTAACCGTTATTGAAGTTGATCCTAATCGTGTTACACGCGTTAAATCTGTCGAGTCTGACGGTTACGCAGCGATTCAGGTCACATCTGGTTCTCGTAAAGCCAAGCACCTCACCAAAGCGCAAGCTGGACAGTTTGCCAAGGCGGGTGTTGAGGCTGGTCGTGCACTGATGGAATTCCGTCTTGCAGAAGGCGAAACGATTCCTGAGGTGGGTGGCGAAATCACCGTATCCCTCTTCGAAGCTGGTCAAATGGTTGACGTGACTGGCACCTCTAAGGGTAAAGGCTTCCAGGGTGCTGTTAAGCGCTGGAATTTCCGTACCCAAGACATGACTCACGGTAACTCTCTGTCGCATCGCGCGCCGGGTTCCATCGGCATGTGTCAGACTCCGGGTCGCGTTTTCAAAGGCAAAAAGATGGCCGGTCAAATGGGTAACGCCCGTTGCACCGTTCAAAGCCTTGAGATCGTCCGTGTCGACGCCGAGCGTAACTTGCTGCTGATCAAAGGCGCAGTACCGGGTGCTCCCGGTAGTGACGTTATCGTTCGCAGCGCCGTGAAAGCTGGCTGATAGGGGATAATTACCAATGAATCTGAATCTTGCTGCAGGCACGGGTACCGTTGAAGTAGCCGACGCCACTTTTGGCAAAGAATTCAACGAAGCGCTCGTTCACCAGGTGGTTACTGCCTATTTGGCTGGTGGTCGTCAGGGAACTCGCGCACAAAAGAGTCGTTCCGACGTTCGTGGCGGTGGTAAAAAGCCTTGGCGTCAGAAAGGCACCGGTCGTGCACGTGCCGGTACTATCCGCTCTCCGCTATGGCGTAGCGGCGGCGTAACCTTCGCGGCTCGTCCGCAAGACTACACCCAGAAGGTTAACCGCAAGATGTACCGCGCAGCGATGCGCTCCATCCTGTCTGAACTAGTACGTCAAGAGCGCCTAGTCGCGATTGAAGAGTTCAGCGTTGATGCGCCTAAGACCAAGCAGGTAGCTGCCAAGCTGAAAGAGCTCAACCTTGAGAAAGTGTTGATCGTCACTGAAGAAGTTGACGAGAAGCTCTATTTGGCCGCACGCAACCTTCCCCACGTTGACGTGGTGGATGTCGCGGCAGCTGACCCGGTAAGTCTGGTAGCCTTTGATAAGGTCCTGATTACCGTCTCCGCCCTGCGTAAATTCGAGGAGAAGCTGGCATGAACCAGGAACGCGTATTCAAGGTTCTGCTTGGACCGCACGTGACCGAAAAGGCCGCGATGGCAGCCGAGCGCAACCAGTACGTTTTCAAGGTGGCACGCGATGCTACCAAGCCCGAGATCAAGAAAGCCGTTGAAACACTTTTCGGCAAGAAGGTCGGCAGTGTTCAAGTGCTGAACATGAAGGGTAAAACGAAGCGTACTGCGAACGGCGTTGGCCTACGTAAGGGTTACCGCAAAGCGTATGTGACCCTGGCTGCGGGTGAAACGCTCGAAGACTTCTCAGGCGCCGAATAAGGGCAGGAGTACGGATAATGGCAATCGTCAAGACCAAACCAACTTCCGCCGGTCGTCGCCACGTCGTCAAGATCGTTGGCGAGGAACTGTTCAAGGGTCGTGCTTATGCACCGCTTTTGGAAAAACAGTCCAAGTCCGGTGGCCGTAATAATAACGGTCGCATCACCACTCGCCACGTAGGCGGTGGTCATCGTCAACACTATCGGTTGATGGATTTCAAACGTACCAAAGATGGCGTTCCAGCCACCGTTGAGCGTTTAGAGCACGATCCCAACCGCAGTGCGCACATTGCGCTGCTGAAGTATGCTGATGGTGAGCGTCGTTACATCATTGCACCTAAAGGTGTCAGCGCGGGTGACGTGCTGGAATCTGGTGTTAATGCGCCGATCAAGAAAGGCAATGCATTGCCGCTGCGTAACGTCCCTTTGGGTTCTACGGTGCACTGCATCGAACTCAAGCCGGGCAAAGGTGCGCAGATTGCTCGCAGTGCCGGTACAAGCGCCCAGTTGGTAGCTCGTGAAGGTAACTACGCCACGCTACGTCTTCGCTCTGGCGAAATGCGTAAAGTGTTGGCAGAGTGCCGCGCGACGTTGGGCGAGGTGAGCAACTCTGAGCACAGCCTGCGTCAACTTGGCAAGGCCGGTGCGAAGCGCTGGAGAGGCGTGCGTCCGACTGTTCGCGGTGTCGCGATGAACCCGGTGGATCACCCACACGGTGGTGGCGAAGGCCGCACCAGTGGTGGTCGTCACCCGGTCTCCCCATGGGGTGTGCCGACTAAGGGTTACAAGACGCGTAAGAACAAGCGCACCGACAAGCTGATCATCCGTCGTCGTAATAAGACGCGCTGATCTAAATTGCCAAGACATTAAGAGGTAACGGCTGTGCCACGTTCACTAAAGAAAGGTCCCTTCATTGACCTTCATCTTTTGAAGAAGGTAGAGGCTGCAGTGGAGAAGAACGATCGCAAACCGATCAAGACTTGGTCGCGTCGTTCAATGATCCTGCCAAACATGGTAGGCCTCACTATCGCTGTCCATAATGGTCGTCAACACATCCCGGTGCACGTATCCGAGGAAATGGTTGGCCACAAATTGGGCGAATTCGCTGCTACTCGCACTTATCGCGGGCATGCTGCGGATAAAAAAGCCAAACGGTAAGCCAGAGAGGATTGAGAGATGGAAGTCACAGCTAAGCTGCTTGGCGCTCGTTTATCCGCCCAGAAGGCCCGTTTGGTGGCTGACCAGGTGCGCGGTAAACCTGTCGCCGAGGCACTCGACCTGCTGACCTTCTCACCAAAGAAGGCTGCTAAGCTGGTTAAGAAGGTGCTGCAATCCGCCATTGCAAACGCGGAAGAAAATAACGGCATGGATATTGACGAGCTGCGTGTCTCGACCATCTGCGTCGATGAGGGCATGACACTCAAGCGTATCAAGCCGCGTGCCAAAGGGCGTGCGGATCGTATCTTGAAGCGCACGTGCCACATCACCGTCAAGGTAGCCGAGAAGTAGGAGTCGACCGATGGGTCAGAAAGTCAATCCAACAGGCATTCGACTGGGCATCGTCAAAGACCATGCTTCTGTCTGGTATGCTGAGCGCGGCGCTTACGCCGATAAGCTCAATAACGATCTCGAAGTGCGTAGCTTCTTGGAAGAGCGTCTTAAAAGCGCTTCCGTGAGCCGCATCCACATCGAGCGTCCGGCTAACAATGCCCGCATCACCATTCACACCGCCCGTCCGGGTATTGTGATTGGTAAGAAAGGTGAAGATGTCGACCGTCTGCGTCGCGATCTCACCACGATGATGGGTGTTCCCGTGCATGTGAACATCGAAGAAGTTCGCAAGCCGGAGCTGGATGCCAAGCTAGTCGCTGCTAACGTAGCGGGTCAGCTTGAGCGTCGCGTGATGTTCCGTCGTGCTATGAAGCGCGCGGTACAAAACGCAATGCGTCTTGGCGCTGGTGGCATCAAGATTCAGCTGTCAGGTCGTCTTGGTGGCGCTGAAATCGCACGTACCGAATGGTACCGCGAAGGTCGCGTTCCGTTGCACACGTTGCGTGCGGATATCGACTACGCCACTTACGAAGCTCACACCACCTATGGCGTTATCGGCGTCAAAGTGTGGATCTTCAAGGGTGAAATCCTCGGCGGTATCGAGGAAGTACGTGCCAAGGCCAAACAGCCTGCCGGCAACGCGCCCAAGAAGAAAGGTTCCAGGTAAGGGGAGAGCGAGTCGATGTTACAGCCCAAGCGTATGAAATTCCGCAAGATGATGAAAGGCCGCAACCGTGGCCTGGCGCATCGCGGAAGCAAGATCAGCTTCGGGGAATACGGCCTTAAAGCTACCGGTCGCGGCCGCATCACTGCGCGTCAGATCGAAGCAGGCCGTCGTGCGATCACACGTCACGTTAAGCGTGGCGGTAAAATCTGGATCCGCGTCTTCCCTGATAAGCCGATCTCTAAGAAGCCGCTCGAAGTTCGTATGGGTAAAGGTAAAGGTTCTGTTGAGTACTGGGTTGCCCAGATCCAACCGGGTCGGGTCCTTTATGAAATAGAAGGCGTGTCGGAAGAGCTCGCTCGTGAAGCGTTTGATCTTGCCGCACAGAAAATGCCCTTATCCACCACCTTTGCGAAACGGACGGTGATGTGATGAAAGCCCAGGAAATTCGTGAAAAGTCCGCAGGAGAGCTCCAGGAGCAACTCCTCGAACTCCTCCGCGAGCAGTTTAACCTGCGCATGCAGAAGGCCACTGGCCAACTGAGCCAGACTCATCTGCTCAAGCAGGTCCGTCGGGATATTGCCCGCGTTAAGACTATGCTCAACGAGAAGGCAGGTGATTGAGATGGCCGAAGAGAAAACAACGCGTACGCTCACCGGTAAAGTGGTGAGCGATAAGATGGACAAGTCCATCGTCGTTATGATCGAGCGGCGCGAGCGTCACCCGATCTACGGAAAATACGTTAAGCGCTCCACCAAGCTGCACGCCCATGATGAGGCGAACCAGGCAAAGGCAGGCGATACGGTTTCCATTCAGGAGTGCCGTCCGCTTTCCAAGAAGAAAGCCTGGACGCTCGTCGAGGTGGTTGAACACGCCAAGGGTTAATCCCGAGGCTGTCCAATCAGTGTAGTCAGATTAGGTTTGGAGAAAACCGATGATTCAGACTCAGACAATGCTGGACGTCGCCGACAACAGCGGAGCGCGCCGGGTGCAATGCATCAAGGTGTTAGGCGGTTCACACCGTCGCTACGCTCGTATAGGTGATGTCATCAAGGTCACGGTTAAGGAAGCGATTCCGCGTGGCAAGGTCAAAAAAGGCCAGGTGCTAAAAGCGGTCGTGGTCCGGACCCGTAGTGGCGTCCGTCGTCCCGACGGTTCGCTCATCCGTTTCGATGGAAATGCGGCAGTTTTGTTGAATAACACCAACGAACAGCCAATCGGTACCCGTATTTTTGGGCCGGTGACTCGTGAACTTCG
This DNA window, taken from Vreelandella profundi, encodes the following:
- the rplC gene encoding 50S ribosomal protein L3, encoding MTIGLVGKKAGMTRVFTEDGASVPVTVIEVDPNRVTRVKSVESDGYAAIQVTSGSRKAKHLTKAQAGQFAKAGVEAGRALMEFRLAEGETIPEVGGEITVSLFEAGQMVDVTGTSKGKGFQGAVKRWNFRTQDMTHGNSLSHRAPGSIGMCQTPGRVFKGKKMAGQMGNARCTVQSLEIVRVDAERNLLLIKGAVPGAPGSDVIVRSAVKAG
- the rplD gene encoding 50S ribosomal protein L4, coding for MNLNLAAGTGTVEVADATFGKEFNEALVHQVVTAYLAGGRQGTRAQKSRSDVRGGGKKPWRQKGTGRARAGTIRSPLWRSGGVTFAARPQDYTQKVNRKMYRAAMRSILSELVRQERLVAIEEFSVDAPKTKQVAAKLKELNLEKVLIVTEEVDEKLYLAARNLPHVDVVDVAAADPVSLVAFDKVLITVSALRKFEEKLA
- the rplW gene encoding 50S ribosomal protein L23 is translated as MNQERVFKVLLGPHVTEKAAMAAERNQYVFKVARDATKPEIKKAVETLFGKKVGSVQVLNMKGKTKRTANGVGLRKGYRKAYVTLAAGETLEDFSGAE
- the rplB gene encoding 50S ribosomal protein L2, coding for MAIVKTKPTSAGRRHVVKIVGEELFKGRAYAPLLEKQSKSGGRNNNGRITTRHVGGGHRQHYRLMDFKRTKDGVPATVERLEHDPNRSAHIALLKYADGERRYIIAPKGVSAGDVLESGVNAPIKKGNALPLRNVPLGSTVHCIELKPGKGAQIARSAGTSAQLVAREGNYATLRLRSGEMRKVLAECRATLGEVSNSEHSLRQLGKAGAKRWRGVRPTVRGVAMNPVDHPHGGGEGRTSGGRHPVSPWGVPTKGYKTRKNKRTDKLIIRRRNKTR
- the rpsS gene encoding 30S ribosomal protein S19, whose product is MPRSLKKGPFIDLHLLKKVEAAVEKNDRKPIKTWSRRSMILPNMVGLTIAVHNGRQHIPVHVSEEMVGHKLGEFAATRTYRGHAADKKAKR
- the rplV gene encoding 50S ribosomal protein L22, with the protein product MEVTAKLLGARLSAQKARLVADQVRGKPVAEALDLLTFSPKKAAKLVKKVLQSAIANAEENNGMDIDELRVSTICVDEGMTLKRIKPRAKGRADRILKRTCHITVKVAEK
- the rpsC gene encoding 30S ribosomal protein S3; this encodes MGQKVNPTGIRLGIVKDHASVWYAERGAYADKLNNDLEVRSFLEERLKSASVSRIHIERPANNARITIHTARPGIVIGKKGEDVDRLRRDLTTMMGVPVHVNIEEVRKPELDAKLVAANVAGQLERRVMFRRAMKRAVQNAMRLGAGGIKIQLSGRLGGAEIARTEWYREGRVPLHTLRADIDYATYEAHTTYGVIGVKVWIFKGEILGGIEEVRAKAKQPAGNAPKKKGSR
- the rplP gene encoding 50S ribosomal protein L16, translated to MLQPKRMKFRKMMKGRNRGLAHRGSKISFGEYGLKATGRGRITARQIEAGRRAITRHVKRGGKIWIRVFPDKPISKKPLEVRMGKGKGSVEYWVAQIQPGRVLYEIEGVSEELAREAFDLAAQKMPLSTTFAKRTVM
- the rpmC gene encoding 50S ribosomal protein L29, giving the protein MKAQEIREKSAGELQEQLLELLREQFNLRMQKATGQLSQTHLLKQVRRDIARVKTMLNEKAGD
- the rpsQ gene encoding 30S ribosomal protein S17 translates to MAEEKTTRTLTGKVVSDKMDKSIVVMIERRERHPIYGKYVKRSTKLHAHDEANQAKAGDTVSIQECRPLSKKKAWTLVEVVEHAKG
- the rplN gene encoding 50S ribosomal protein L14, whose product is MIQTQTMLDVADNSGARRVQCIKVLGGSHRRYARIGDVIKVTVKEAIPRGKVKKGQVLKAVVVRTRSGVRRPDGSLIRFDGNAAVLLNNTNEQPIGTRIFGPVTRELRNEKFMKIISLAPEVL